The Glycine max cultivar Williams 82 chromosome 17, Glycine_max_v4.0, whole genome shotgun sequence genome contains the following window.
AAACCAAGGAAACATGCAGGGTGGCTTGGGTGCGTGCATAGCTATGAACCAACATGTGGCTTTGCTAGGTAAGCTTATATGGGATGTTCTGAATGCTAATAACAAGCTTTGATTCTCCCTTTTATCTGCAAAATAtatgaaagagagaaatataTTCATGGCTCGATCTCAGAAGGGCTTTACTACTAGGATCTCCATGATGAAAAGCACTTGGGATCGGAAGATGCCCTAAGATGAATTTTGGCGATGGTCtaattaacaagtttttggaaCCGTCCTTGTGTATTAAAACAACCAATTTGTGTGCTCTTGTATCCGTGGTGAACGTTCATGATATTGGTTACAAGACACGTATGTAATCTACATGGAGTAATGACTATTGTAATTTGACATTTTGTTAATCCATCTTCCTAAAGATTTTCATTTGGAAATATTGTTTCACAAACCAATACGCAAAACGTAATGTTTATTACTAATTGTCGGATTCACAAAATAGACTTTGCTATTTCAGGTAGCTGAAACTGGTTGTGAAAATAGAAATATCACTTTGAACTCATTTGTTACATAACTGTCATCCATGTTCATGGTATTTCTATATCGCTTATGGGACTGATAGAGGTAATCTTATGATACAAATGATAGaggtaatttttgtttttactgtTTCATTGTGTTAACACCTGTCAAACCTGTTGAAACATATTCTGATCAAGTATGAATAGTAAGAAAGTCTAAGTTAAGTATGAATGACAAGAAAGTGTAAGTTAGGAGAAGAACATTTTAGCATTCaagaaaaaacgaaaaaataaaaatgaataaagttaagcaaaaaagaaagagaaaaataagagtGAGTgcagtaaagaaaaaaataagagagtGAACGcatttgcaaagaaaaaaaaaattgagtgacTTGTTAGAATTAGAAAAACTACGTATACTCATCTACAACGATGTTTACTTCACTCATGATTTGAATTCTTTTTTCCCCTGTGAAATTGTTTCTTTGTTACAagaatttaatgatattttttcaaaagatttatcTCAAAAATTATTTCCTTTAAAAGGTATTGAGCATTAAATTGATCTCATTTTAAATTCATGTATTCCAAAATAGGTCAGCCTTAGAGGAAACAAAGAAAACTTAGAAGAAGTGGATGGAttgttgcaaaaaaaatttgtaagtcAAGACAAACCAAAGATGAATGTaatgtactaaaaaaaatacaataatcactcttataatttgtttttattaaattgaacattcacttttttaaacactacaaaatatatattaattgttgattttctattttattgatcattctttcatgttttaaacatgaaaaaaattagtttgagGTGATAACATAAGAagcacataatttttaaatttttttttcataaaatatcctTATTCGTTTTCTTAACTTTAGATTACTCTAATGACTATCAAAAAATACATGCATGTAAATTggtttacattaaattttaacaaattgaatcaatatttaaaatttaattaaataaaccaaaaaaattacatataattaaatattaaaataattactgaCAAAATTCTTTCATTCATGCTACTAtttaaacatcatttttttctgtttttttattcataaataaatgtcttttgtttttcttttttaaaatttactgaTAAAAGTTTCCGAGAGTTAATagatgatattaaaatatatgaaaaaatattaaaaagataacgAATGTAATTAAAACAAACTTCAATGTAATTAACTAAATGTATTATGTAGTATCCTTATTAATCCAAGTAAAACTTGATTTAAAGACATTATGGTGCTTTAATATAGAGATATAATAATGTTGAGATTTCCAATTATCCTACATGCTGAAAGTATAGTCTTTTATATAGTTAGGATGTTGAGTTTAGATAGTTTGTTATTCGTACACTCTACAAGTTTATTTGATACTGATTTATGTCGTCTACCTTCCCTTTCCCCCTTCTATCACAGCCCGTAAATATTTCCTTGTTAGGTTCTGCTATTTCTTTCCATGGAAAAAACACAGAACCAATGACAGAGTTGTGGCAAAGATGAATTGAAAAATTGTGAAtcgaacagaaaaggaaaagataatTGAGAGCTAAGATCATTGGCTGATATTATTTCATTATCATAACACTACAAAGCCACAAATCACTTCAAtaagaaattacaaacaaaccaaaaaaaaaatcttgaaacaACTGAAAAGTAAAAACTCTGCTTCTTACAGAGACAACCCCTTACCCTTCACACAAGAATTTGTCTAAAAGCGAAACGCTcgtttatttaatttagttcttAAGGTTCAAGCAACATTAACCTCAATAGTCTTAGGCTTCTTAGGTTCAGGAGGAGGCAATTTCTGCACGGTAACACTAAGCACCCCCATCTTGGCACACTGCTGAAACAGCGTCCGTGTTAGCATTCTCAGGTAGCACAAACTTGCGCATTAACTTCCCAACCCTTCTCTCGATTCTGAGATACTTtgctccttctttttcttcgttCCTCTTTCTCTCCCCACTAATCAGAAGCACGTTGTCGTCTTCAACCTGAACCTTTATGTCCCCAGATTTCAAACCGGGCATGTCTATCTCGAACATGTAAGAATTCGAATACTCCTTCACATCCGCAGGTGTTGCAGCCATTGCCTTGGCGTCTCGCACATATGACCGTGTCGGAGCATTGTATGTCTTGTTGTCCCCTGCAGAGTCGTCTGGCATGTCCATCATGTGTTGCAGCGTGTGAAACAGTGGAGACTCCAAACTCATCACCCTGAAATCCATGGCTTCtgtaatatgaaagaaaaaagtgcTGAAAAGGAAAGACTTTTGTTACTGTGTTTTGGGAATGTTTCTTGCTAGACTAAAGATGTGTGGTGGCTATTTATATTgaggaaagaaataaagtttCTAGACAGAATTAATAGGATTTGGTTTCTTTGTGCCTTCTCATGATGTTCATGTGTTGTCCCATCAAAATAACACTgttgtgttaatatttaattgtgatatttaattttaaaaatgtcttaTTTTATAAAGAGAGCAGAGGGACAGCATGAAAAGAGACAACAGAAAAGTCAAATCTAAATTAATAGTGgacataaaatgaaaatttttggAGAAAATTATTAGTCTTATGTGGAACTTCTAGTTCAGTTACCTTTTTAATAGTACCTTTTCATTTTAAGAACAAcactcattaaataaatttttaaatacatgataaatataaaaaaaatgttcaaagtATTGAGTCTCACCATAAATCAAAActtagtttaatttataattcataattaagaataatcttaaatttgtttgaaagtagaataagaaaattgatataagtttaatttgtttaagttaacttcaaacataaataaataaaaactgaattgaataaaagaaatacaattTTATGGTTCTAGGTTCATTCAAGTATTAACttgtttggatttttattttatataaaatactttAGTTTGAAATGGTTTGAAGTGATTTATAAACGCCATCAATAGGTCGTGAGAAGACTGAAGTTAGTTGACATTGTGATCATCTCGGATAAATTTGTGAGGAGGCTTAGAAGGGAGCTAATGATAAAATTATGCACATGGTTGGATTGTGTCACTCAACGAAATCAATAAAATAGGTTTAGGTGCACACATCGCTATGAACCCAAATGTGGCTTAAATGGGAAGAGATGGGATGTTCATATGTGCTTTAGTTGATATGTTGTTTGTTTTATCGACAAAGTATATGAAAGGAAAATGTCTCAtgggaataaaaaaaactacatataattaaattaattacatcTCAATTCCTACTACATTATCTTTACGGCTAGATTACTTAAATGGAGTTGGTATAATGAAAGTGTGCTAAATCTGCAGAGCTTCAAAGTGTGTATAAAAATACTCCACAAGCTCATTTCTTGCGGAAAGCATTCCTTACGAAGGAGGATTAGTTATGTCACTCCAACTCTCGAAATtataagggtgtgtttggtttatatttttattttttattttcatcttctgAAAACTGTTTTCGTTGATATGTTGTTTGTTTTATCGGCAAAGTATATGAAAGGAAAATGTCCCATGGGGATAAATAAACTACatagaattaaattaattacatcTCAATTCCTACTACATTATCTTTACTGCTAGATTACTTAAATGGAGTTGGTATAATGGAAGTGTGCTAAATCTGCAAAGCTTCAAAGTGTGTATAAAAATACTCCACAAGCTCATTTCTTGCGGAAAGCATTCCTTACGAAGGAGGATTAGTTATGTCGCTCCAACTCCCGAAATtataagggtgtgtttggtttgtatttttattttttgtttttatcttctgaaaactgttttcattttcaaaagattagaattctgaaaacatgttttggttgacttcttgtttttgtttttaggaaataaaaacactgaaaatttatgatatattaacttcttatcttttttgtatttttacatttgtttaaaattatattcattgtcatagcattttcattttacccaaaatgaggtTTGGGTTTTGAActaaaaacactgaaaacgaaattttattgttttcattttctggttgtttcctgttttcattttcattgaaaatgttttcaaaattcaaccaaacacattttcatcactattttctgttttcactgaaaaatgaaaacaaaaaacagtcAGACCAAACACCCTCTAAAGATTCctattcatatttttcatcGAATATAGAATAAAATCTTCAacgttaataattattttagtcttttaaaatgtgatatggaatgtttataaattaatttatgaaagataaataatttaaatttaatcttcaAATAGGTAAAAAAGTACGATAAATGATTggcttataattaaattaataaaatcattttattatcaaattaaattagataaaaatcaatttgataataaattatattttttttaaattaatttaatattaaattataaaatttaagaataactttattattaaattatatacacAATTTATTTACATTCAAGAagtacatttaaatttttttcaaatatcaaTTTATGATCAGAACGGATCTTTAGCCTAAAAACCTTTACTGGTAAAGTTACTACACAATGAATCTATCCAGATTCTTAGCAGACACGCGTTTCAAGAACTCATAGGTAGTAATCATGGTTGCCGCAGACATGGACATAGAAGCCCACCTTGGTCCCAAGCCTCTGTAACAAGCCAAGATTCCCCCTTCCTTCACCAAGTTATGAACCGCTTGCACAAGAGTCAATGGCCTCCTTCGTCCATTAATCTCTTCTGCATCCAACACTTGCAACCTCGTCTTGATCGTGTCAAGTGGCATAGTCACAATAGTCGAAACCCCACTAGCCATAACTGCACTCAACCCTTGCACACCCACCATCACCTTCGAATCGCGTCCAAAATTTGAATTACCACAACCACCAAACACGCCCCAAATAAGCCTGTTTACCATTGAATACGAAGCCCACCAAACTGCGTTAGAGGGAGCATAAGTCACTATGGAAACCCCAAACCCTCTGTAAAACCCCCTTGGCCCTTCAACACCCAGAATTTTCCTAAATGCATCAAAACCATTCCTGTAACAcactataaagaaaaaaattaaactaatagtGACAAAATCTAACGACAAAGTCTTTTGTCATTAATacttaaattgaaatttcagcgatttttttaaaaattgcatataatttattttgctgCTAATTTTACCTTTTCTAGGATCTTACAGACCAACGTCCTAACAGtaattgttaaaaatttaaaaaaaattatatttataaaaattataagagaagataaaaaaaaatcttaaataacataatttcaCATGTCGCAATATAATTATAAAGGTacgaattaatatttttattttttatactgacacttataaatatcaaaatattttttattttgagtaaaACTGAAATTGGgtgaatttatttaaacttaaaaaaaattaagtaaccaAGAAgatttatttcttgaaaaaaattatttattttaaataaaaataatttacacaaacacattaaaaaactataaaaaaattattttcttattagatgtttaagtaaaattttaaatttgacttttatgcaaaaaaatgtaattaaaaaaattctattaggAAACACggaaaaaagatcaaaatggGAATTGAGTGAAAttgatataagattttttaagtaaaattttatatttgaatattacaaataaaaaaaggggggattaataaaaaaataaactttactGAAAAAACGAGCAAAAAAACACTCAGAATTATTGAGATCGTGGATTagatttaaattacttttgttGCTTTCTTGAACCATGAGTCTTTGGCTCACGACATCAACTGGGGTCCACACCAATTGTGCCGCCATGGCGGAAGCTACGCCTCCGGCGGCATTAGCGATGGCAGCGGCCGACGCATCGGAAAACCCCAAGTGAGCGGTGGCGGTGCCGACGTTGCTCTTCGTGACTTCAAGCGCAGACATGTAAAGCGCACGTGCGGGGATTGTTCCCATTAAGGAAGTGCCGAAACCTCGGTAGAAACCTCGGAAACCCTCGTAGCGAATGATGGCGCGTGACATGTTGCGGCACGAGATTTTGGCGGAGGAAACTTGCTGACGTGTCTTCAAGACCACGGCGGGGTAGAGGGCGGCGGAGAGAGAGGAGAACAAGGCTGCTCCCAGGAAGAAGAACTTTGACTTGTCGAGCATGTGCCACTCAATTTCCTTCGGTGCGTGAGATTGAGGTTGGAATTCTGAAATGTTAACTGCTGAAGAATCTTCGTAGGTGGTTGTTGGAATCGAACTCATCTTGGACTTGGACACTTTTTTGATTCGTTTGTTGCAGCTTTTAATATGCAAAGGTTTACAAGTGCAAGAAATTTAAGGTTAGTGTAGCTAAAAGGACATGAGAAGGAAAGGATCGATGGGGTTGGGTGTGAGTGTTTGAGAGATGGTTAATAAAGAAAGAAGTGGGAGAAGGAAACAAAAGACACGGGTGAAGAACATGTACAGTCGCTGTATAGGCgactaaataaaaatttattaggttaaattatatattttttttatttctctattttagtcactaaatcaaataaaataaaaaccaaccAATGATTTACATAAGTGATTAGTGATTCAGACTATGTTTTTTAACCAAATAACTCAAGGTTTAACTTTTCatcttcttaaaaaataaatcgtCGTAAAAGAAGAATAGATATCTTATATGCACAGACAATTGTGGACGAACATTAGTCATTATTTTCGACAAAGTAATTGTAATACTTATGTAAATGTTAGTAAGACATTCTTTAACCAACTCTTTTGGACATACTCCCTactattaattgaaatttattaaaaattgtagGAGTTTTAGGGTTCACTTCTtagttaatatttctttttcttgaatttgtaaatttcaataaattttaactaatgattatttttttgtccgactaattaatcacaataaatttgttaattatttatactattatttcaaaattactcttttcttatctttctaTCCACTTAATTGATTCTCATTTAtgtttagagagaaaaaaattaattaggggtatgtagaaaaaaatagttaatacatctaaaaaataaataatagtcttataaaaaaatgacaaacaaatttctaaaaaagtctTATAATTAAGAACGGAGGAAATAagtgtgttaaaaaatataagactaCTGTTTGAGAATGTGTTACTAATattctttcatatatataagtaaaaataactaattttgtattaattaaaaaatttaactaacattatttaattttactaatttcaaatactactaaaacataaaattattcttataatgttcttcattttgaaatttgatatcataaaaaaatattaaaatagaattacaattaaattgaatgaaattttaagaataatatcattataaataaaattagttaaatttatttatattgaatCAAAGAAGTACTCTTCTACTTATATTTCTCAATCTTTAATACTTCtctaaatattaattacatttttatacagaaaatattaattagattaGTATATATCCAGCAATTTCTTCCTGAAAGAGAACATTAATTGATGATTAGTTTTGTTACGGAAatatagtttataaaatttaatactgATTATATATTACAAACACTAGGATTGTTTTGCCAACagcaatatatattataagtcaCTTTCTTCTACCAACTCGAAATATAACAATCATATTAAGAAATTGatctatattaataatataatacagtACTGTTTATAAATTCTGACGATGTGTACTGTATATTAATAAGAGGTAGAATTTAATGCAcgtacatttttttaaaccgGTTTAATgcacatacatatacatatacattgTTAGTACAAAAAGTTTTTATGCTATATATCAATTTATCAAaaactggtttttttttttacattattcactttttttggtacatatcaaaaaatatgtttgatctcacttttaaaaataacaatattatatatttgctCAGCTGATGACTTTTCTTATATCTTTGTTGAGAAAGACTCAAATACTTACTAGCTATTTTGCTCTCTAAACAACCAACGTATAACCCATCTTTTCCACACAAATATAGTGGACACTAACTCCTCGATAGTCATCAAGTTGGTAACTGTTATGCCTATAAGTAGAATATGATCAAAGGAGAAAAGCACGTCTTCATTCATACAAGAAATACATCTAAAGGAGAGGGCATCATATATAGCATAAATTGAAGGCAAGGGTAGGGAGCTTGGGCATACCAAGACTTGGTAAGAACATTAAAGTAAATAAACTTTCATCTcttaaagacaaaaataataattttatctttctagttgtattaaataatgatattttacttAAAGACATATTAGTGTTTGATTACTAAAAATTTCTATATCTATCAAGTCACtattaaatttcaaatgttaAATGGGTGAAATTCATTTCTACTATACTAATTTCCAGATTCTTCCCGTAGTCTCTTTCTACATCTGAAAGACAAATCTTCTAAAGGAAAATTAACAATCTTCACCTCATTTTTGGAGTGTATAGGTGAAAATgagtgagtgagagagagagagggagagaatgatgatacaataaatt
Protein-coding sequences here:
- the LOC100813727 gene encoding 17.9 kDa class II heat shock protein, whose translation is MDFRVMSLESPLFHTLQHMMDMPDDSAGDNKTYNAPTRSYVRDAKAMAATPADVKEYSNSYMFEIDMPGLKSGDIKVQVEDDNVLLISGERKRNEEKEGAKYLRIERRVGKLMRKFVLPENANTDAVSAVCQDGGA
- the LOC100797365 gene encoding solute carrier family 25 member 44 isoform X1, with protein sequence MSSIPTTTYEDSSAVNISEFQPQSHAPKEIEWHMLDKSKFFFLGAALFSSLSAALYPAVVLKTRQQVSSAKISCRNMSRAIIRYEGFRGFYRGFGTSLMGTIPARALYMSALEVTKSNVGTATAHLGFSDASAAAIANAAGGVASAMAAQLVWTPVDVVSQRLMVQESNKMCYRNGFDAFRKILGVEGPRGFYRGFGVSIVTYAPSNAVWWASYSMVNRLIWGVFGGCGNSNFGRDSKVMVGVQGLSAVMASGVSTIVTMPLDTIKTRLQVLDAEEINGRRRPLTLVQAVHNLVKEGGILACYRGLGPRWASMSMSAATMITTYEFLKRVSAKNLDRFIV
- the LOC100797365 gene encoding solute carrier family 25 member 44 isoform X2 gives rise to the protein MSSIPTTTYEDSSAVNISEFQPQSHAPKEIEWHMLDKSKFFFLGAALFSSLSAALYPAVVLKTRQQVSSAKISCRNMSRAIIRYEGFRGFYRGFGTSLMGTIPARALYMSALEVTKSNVGTATAHLGFSDASAAAIANAAGGVASAMAAQLVWTPVDVVSQRLMVQESNKSNLNLIHDLNNSELCYRNGFDAFRKILGVEGPRGFYRGFGVSIVTYAPSNAVWWASYSMVNRLIWGVFGGCGNSNFGRDSKVMVGVQGLSAVMASGVSTIVTMPLDTIKTRLQVLDAEEINGRRRPLTLVQAVHNLVKEGGILACYRGLGPRWASMSMSAATMITTYEFLKRVSAKNLDRFIV